The stretch of DNA TGTCATCATTTCCACTTTCTGTGAGTTCAGCCTTACttgctttttagatttcacatataagtgacatcatacagtatgtgtctgcctggtttatttcacttagcataatggcctCCAGGTTCATACATGTTGTCAcaaattacagaattttattcCTTCCTATGAttaaatactattccattgtataaaaaatacattttatttacccaCTTATCTGTTGACATTTAGACTGCTTCTGTATATTGACTATTACGAATAATGCTGAAGTGAACATGGGAGGGCACATATCAGTCAAAattgtgatttcatttccttcagatatagaGCCAGGAGTgagatttctgggtcatatggtagttttaattttaattttttgagtaacctccataatgttttccataatggctgtaccggTTTACCTTCTTAAGACCAGTATACAATGAATccctttcttcatatccttgctaacatttgttatcttttcaaCAATAGACATCCTAATAGGTGTAAAGTGACATATCATTatgattttgttttgcatttctctgatgattactGATGTGGAACACCTTTTTATGAACCTATgggccatttgtacatcttctttgcaaaaatgtctcttcaggtctttcacccaatttaaaaatggttattgttattattgcttttgagttgtaagagttccttatattttttaaatactaacctcttgtcagatatatggtttgcaaatattttctcccattttgttgtctttttatcTTATTGACTATATCCCTTGCTATGctgaagctttttagtttgatgtagtctcacttacttatttttgcttttcttgtctgTACTTTTAGTGTTATCATTCAAAGACCAATGTCGTAAAGcttcttctttatgttttcttctaggaggaGTTTTATGGTATCAGGTTCTACATTtaattaagtctttaattcatttctaattcatttttgtgGGTGTTGTAAGACaggggtccagtttcactcttctgcatatggatatagtttttccagcaccatttattgaagagagcaTCTTTTCCCTATTGTGTGTTTTTGGCACTCTTCTCAGAGATTTGTTGACTGTATatacatggatttatttctgggctctgtattctattccactggtctatgtgtgtgtatttatggcagtaccacactgtttttattactatacaTTTGGAGTATAGTTTGAAATGAGAaagtatgatgcctccagctttgtttggGTTTATCAAGATTGCCTtagctattcggagtcttttgtggtttcttatgaatttcaggatttttttctatttcttggaaaggtgtcattggaattttgatggcAATTGTATTGAATTAATACACCATTtggggtagtatggacatttcaacatcattttttttctaatccaagAACACAGGAAATCGTTCTTTTGTTCgtgtcttcttcattttcttcattaatgtcatagttttcagtgtatagatctttcatctccttggttcaATTTATCCCTATGTATTTGTTTTCCAGGACATTATAACtgagattgctttcttaatttttttaatagttcattGTTAATGTATTGAAATAACTGatatttgcatgtttattttgtatctgGCAACTTActaaatttattagttctaacagttacTTTGTGGAGTCTTCAGGAGTTTCCATACATaagattatgtcatctgcaaactgagaaaattttacttaatattttctgatttggatgtcttttatttttatatcttgcctaatttctctggTAAGGACTTCTAGTAGTACGTTGAATAGAAAGGATGAGGAtgggcatctttgtctttttcctaattttagagggaaaactttcagcttttcaccattgagcatgttagctgtggacttgtcatatgtggcctttattatgttgaggtacattcctttATTACCTAATTATTGAGAGATTTTATCACAAgttgtttaattttgtcaaaaaCATTTTTGATTCCGTTGAAATTCTATGACATTTAGGACTTAATACATCAGGGTTAAAAGGAATTAAtttaatttgggaagaactggGGAGGAAATGAGAAGAATCACTAgcactctttttcaaatattgatatatttcttcttttctttatctcaatttatttcacaaataattattgagctCTTACATAACATGTACCAAACAGTGTCTTGACTCAGGgttcaatgaaaaacaaaatagacaCTGTCTTATAGTACAATGATGgtgataaaaacaaaagtacagaaaGTCATGGCATAACAGGAGGACTTGACATAATACTGGTAAATGTCCATGGTGAAGTGAGCTTTGAACTAAGATTTGAATGATGAACAGGAGTTAATTAGGGGAAGAGGTGAAAAAACACTTTCCAAGTAGAAGAAGCAGAATGTTCCTTAAGTTGAAGTTGAGGAGATTAAAGAGGCTTGGTGAGTAACTAAAACATTAGTATGGCTCAAAAAAAAGTTAAGGATGAAAGTTTTGTGAGGGGAGGCTTCAGATACAGACAAATCTTAGAGTGCTGCTATGAATTTTGGTTTTTTAACTTAAGACTTTTGGTCTTTTGATAGAATTTTGGGAAAGTGGTAGTGGTGGTGCTAGTGGTGGATTTCTGATGTGAGATCACTCCAACTGCATGATAGAGACTGGGATGGTGGGAGAAAGGGTAAAGTAATTCTGATGCTGCAGTCAGGCTGTCCATAATCAATAGAACATGAAGCTCTGGTGGTCTGGTATAGTAAAAGTTAAGATTTCAACTAACAGAAATCTGATGTTTCATGCTCCTGGGCAAGCTCTAATAAAAATACTGTTAATCCCATGATAGaacctctttttaattttcctagcTTATGTTCCTAATGTTTATCTTCTCCTCCCTTGCTGGGAACTGAGATGCCATTACTCTCCACTATTTACCTGAGTAAATCATTACcatcatgataaataaaataaaatgtcccatCATTACCTGAGGATCATGGACATCCTACTACCCTGTGAACCACCAggaagttcttcttttttttattttttaaagattttacttatattagattttacttatatgagaaagagagcatgagtgggtgggAGACGAGAGGAgacgggagaagcagactccctcctgagcaggagcctgacttagggcttgatcctaggaccctgggaacatAATCTGGGATGGTGACCTCAGCCAAAACTTAACTGcttgagccaccaaggcacctccCACCAGGAAATTCTTAAAGGAGTTCTTTAGGTacaatcttttattaaaaaaaaaaagcatgtaaaaaaataataaaataaaagcatgtaaTTCTGATATTTTACAAAACTGGTAAGAGAATGCCAGCCCCTGGCTTGTGATTACTCTCCCTGTTTTCATTCTACAATGTATTTGTTAAAAGCACTGAAGTCTGGCTTTAAGGTGGGCACCTGTGATCTTTTTCTCATAATAATGGAGGTAAAGTAAGAGACTTTTGTCAtttaataaaaggacaaatagtggcaattgagagaaaaaatgatagaaatatttggatggtaaaataaaaatatgatgttTGATTGGATCTAAGAGATATAATAGAAGGGGGTTTCAAAGATGAGACTCAGATTTCTTACTTGCAGAACTGAATGAATGATGATGCCAAGCATAAGAAAAACTACTGAGAGTTATGAGACCCAGATGAGATCCTTACCAAATTTCGTATTTAAGGTCATAGTGAAGAAGGATGAACAAGTAGAGGATCAGAGAGAAAATCTAGACCAAGTGGTATGATGAAAGCCCCAAATAATTACATCCATCCATACTGGGGGTtaagaaatggaacaaaaaaacCCTTACATCAACATCAACTTAAAGACATtacaaggagagaaaaaatacagataaaatagaAGATTCCTATGAGTTCCctataattatatttacatatatattataaatataattatatgtatatataattatatcccTATAATTAAGAATCATACcttgcatgattttattttatttattaactgatTGACCATAAAAGGGTTCTCGCAAAGTGAAATCACTCACATGTTATAGCCTTGTATGGCAATTATTAAATCAGCTATCCCTCACTAATTGTTAGAAACAGTTGATGGAAGAaataacataaatacatattGGGAAATTGtaaaaatggcaataaacatACCAGTTAACATACATCTCTGAATTCTTAGAAATTCCCTTGACAAATAAGTCATCAAGAAGTCTTCTAAAATATATCATGATGTTAATTGTAGCTATCTTATAATTATATAGTTATAAGTGATCTTTATGCCTTTCTCAGTTTTTCGACTTGATTACTTACAGCttttatcaaaaaataatgaactataataatatatacatacacacaaaagaaagagatACACTTGGTTATTGCTTTGAGTAcgtgtatgtatttatttcaaatttacaaTTTAGATTCAGCATGAATTGCAATAAATGGATCTTCAGCAGAGTTactaatagaaaaatgagcattCCCATCCCCAGAAATATAGATTTTAATTCCTGTACAATTGCCGTCAATTTTATCTCCAGAAATAACATCACAATATGTGCCAGCAGGAAGACCAGTTTGCAGAGTTAAAGATAAtggcctgaaaaataaaatttaagatttaacttCAATTCAGTACAATTAAAAGCAAGAATTCAGACTATCTCTAAAAGCTTAAGTTTGTGCAATAGAACTCTAAGCAGTCAAAGCCTCAgtgagaagaaaatacaaagaactctcCAGCAGATGTGAACAATTTACAAGCTAATGGTAATCTTACAGAAGACTTAGCAAATCCCTAGTTGACTGTGAATATTATCACAAAATTATAGTTTTAGAACTTCAGTGAAGATTTGAACGAATTATCACCCTTAGATAAAAGTacttccttttaatattttaaatttgtcaaCTGCTTGCAAAGACATCTCCTAAGCCATAGTTTTATATATAAGGGAATCAATATACTAGAAGCAAAGGATGTGAGTATACCAATGAAAGTAAGAAGTATCAGAACTAAAACTTGAAAACTCCTGATGTGAATCCCTGACCAACCCTAAGATACATGTTCTTTAAACAATGccttaaaaaatacatcattcatcagagagacagggaagtgaaaaaaggagacaaagaacCAGCTACAAGAGTACTTCGAAAAAGAGCTAAACAAATGTACTTCAGTATTGAGGTAGTATTTTTCCATCATTTCAAAATGGAATGGGGGCTGTAAGACATGTTGTTCTAGTGATTTCACACCCTTCATATGAACTACTCTGTGTATTTTGTGTGGGGTATACAGGTGAGTCTATACGTGTGCCTCATATATGTACATGATATGCCAGGATGCACATATCTCCACTTAGAACACAGAGCCTTTATGAATAAgagccattttcatttttttttctgatttctgtggtTTCTTAATCCTCTAACTAAAGATTTTTtcagatatgaaaaaaaagataaatgtgcaAGAAGAGAAAGTAGTAAACCAAGAACATGTTAGAATAAAACGTTATTTCTAATTGATATCTACTTACCAGTCATCATTGTTAAAGACAATGAACCCTTTGTTTCCTCTTCCAAAAGCTACTTGGTTGCTACCATTATCCCACCAGTTTGTAAAAGGCTGTCCATCAACTACATTACGGAACATAAccatgtttctaaaaataaaataccacataaAATGCTTATGAATACATCAAcagcttaaaataaaatgttaagaatgttTATTAGTAGAGGACATCTCTAAATAAGAATTCCTACCTTATTTGACGCCATCGATGTTCACAGACCCAATCATTACCACACGTAGTATCTGGATTAATAGTAACCTCTTTAATTATCCCATTATTATTTGGTGGCCCATACCAATCATTAACATcctgaagtaaaaagaaaaaaagaaaaagtttaaaaagctcatatttttaacatttcacatatttgtctatttcttctccAGTACACCAAATCCAATATGTCTTGTATCTCTGCATTGTCTTCATTTAGAATGTAACTCCCTCAGCATTGTTACAGCATTTTGCCAAGTCCTAGCTATTTATCCCCAATTTCTCATTCTCTAGTACCATATTTTAAGGGCAAGATTTTTTAAtacactttaattttctttctaagaaATTGCCATGGAATTCTTAATATCACTGTCAGCAGTGCAATGATAATGAAATGGCAAAGACTTCAGTGTCAGAAACagcagaataaaaacaaagattctaTTACCATTAGTTAAGAAAACTTAGTTGATATACATAACTTCTCTGTGCCTAATTTTCttctcctgtaaaatggggataatgcatagttgctataaaaattaaatgatagggaagcccaggtggctcagcggtttagcgcctgccttcagcccagggcctgatcctggggacctggcatcgagtcccacttcgctccctgcatggagcctgcttctccctctgcctgtgtctctgcctctctttctctgtgtgtctctcatgaataaataaataacatcttttaaaaaaattaaatgatatatgTGAAAATGCCTTGAATGTGACAATTGCTAAATAAGTATTCAATTCTTTCAGTCTTCTTTCTGGATAAATGTGCTAATCAATACATCACAATATTCTTTACTAAACTGATCAGAGGTTTAATATTGTGCTTTTCTGACTGATACTTTTAACAACAGTCacagaaaaaatggaagaaactatGTAAATATCAGTCTGGTTTATGctgaaaagcattttttattttatgtaagaaGTTGCTGTACAATGCTGCATGtgaattcttcaattaaaaaaaatttccattacatttccaaatacattcacagttttatttcttagttCCCTTATAAAATTGCTACTCAATACCACATATAATACCCCAAATAATCTTCTCATCTTTACTTTTCCCTAAATAGTCTCAAATTTcttcaatacatttattttccttcctcttataaGATATTTACCCTATTTAACCCCAGTTCAACcaaataatttctttccattccatatgactttttccaaagtatttaacaaatatttttattgttcatatTATGGGCAGGTACTGTTTTAAGTTATTTCAATGTGTTAATTTGTAATCCTTATATcaaccttatgaggtaggtacttatgaaaaatacatattttacttaCTATATCCTTACTTTTAAGTCTTTCTTTGAGGTGGGTGTATGTTTATCATATTTCTGATATAGTTTGCATACTCTTTGACAACAGAGACAatgaattttaattctttaatatctACCGCATTGCTAAAAGCATTCCTGTATCAGGTTTACACTTCAATATTTGATAACTAGTAAATATAATAGCATCATGGTACAATTACAACAacaccttcttttctctcttgagaAACAAACATGTTAGATAACACCAAAACttacttttccattttcaaagtATCTTGGCCAACGGAAGCTTGACATTACTCGTGTAAATCCATATGGGTGAGCAAGCATAAATCCAACTCCCATTTTGTACAGTCTAAAGGTTACAAAATGATACCATCATAGAAGTAAACAGTATTTTTAGTATCATTAAAAGGTAGattaaaagggggggggcactTTGTTTCCCACCTAGAGTCCCAGAACGTAAGAATAGATGCTCCTCCAGCTCCATGTCCTCGTTGATTGTCATGGTTATCCACAAAGACAAGTGCTCTATCAGAAGGCATGAAACCCCATCCTTCTCCCCAGTTCCTATTAAAACACACGTAAACACACAAACATGTATTCTTTCCCAGTAGCTTTAGGGTAacctaaatgtatatttattttggcaGAGCAGGCCCAAATGAAATCTCTAATTAAATGATTATTCtataggagttttaaaaatatatataaactatatatagatatattatgCATTCCATGTATGGATATATGTATGAATTACTTGGATTATATTCATATTACAGTTATAAGATCTATGCTATAAAAAGTCCTTTTAGAGATTTCAGTATAATTTAGAAAAAACTTCAGAATTTATCAACATCCATATCATAGCATTCAGAATAGAATACTGGGTTTAAAAGCAAGTTTCAATATTATATTGCTATAATATAAATAgtctaatatttgaaaataattaattgatAATACTCATAAATTGAATAGTATAACCACATTGTGGGTTATGCTTTATAAATGACACGATCATTTTAATAACAATGTGGCCTTCACATATTATATGCAAACATTAGTAATCTAAAATAGTTATATAATACACAGATTAAAGTCTCTAGGTTATGTTTGGGGTTTCCAGACATCCTCATGATTGACAAGctaaataataaagatgataaatttgaattttgggaACTTTAACCCTTGTTACTATTCACTGAATCCTTAAAAGTTCTAAATAAGTTTCTAAGATAATGGAGATTGAGATAATAAGACTAATACATctgtgaaataatttaaaagacaaaacatatCTTGTTTACTTTAAGTAAGCCATCTTTTCTCCATTCCATTTGCGCAGAACTGTGCCTAGTTTTGCACCATACTTGAATTCCGTCACACGGCCATTTCCAAAGTACTCTTGGCTTTTAATTGGCTCACCACCCAGATCAATTACCTAGTAGAAATACAGGGGAGAGattatcttaaataaaaactttaaagacttttcaccagggacgcctgagtggctcagcagtttagtgcctgccttcagcccagggtgtgatcctggagtccccagatcgagtcccaccttgggctccctgcatggagcctgcttctccctctgcctatgtctctgcctctctctgtgtctctcatgaataaataaataaaatcttaaaaaaaaagaaagaattcaagaacACTATTCTATATAAATGATTCAGCCATTAAACAAcggaattatattttaattaaatccaCAATTTTCTAAGGAATTAAGTGatattattttatgtacatatgaaatatagatacatatatgtattaatGTACCTCCTGGTAAATGAAAGGTTTACTTCCTCCAGGGAACCACCTTGTATTTAGATTATGCAGTTTATCCAAAACCGCCTTCATGTCTCCAGGCCACATGTGCTTGGAAGCATCAATTCTGAACCCTGCTACACCAATGTCAATGAGGCGGTTTAGATATTCAGCAATCTTGGAACGCACATAATCTTTCTCCAGTGCAAGATCAAGAAGACCAACCAGACGACAATCTCTGACCTATGAAGGCAAAAATTTTGTGACTCATACACAAAACATCATATTTACTTGAGAATCCATTTCattatgcattcatttattaattaacaGATATTTCTGTAGTGCTTCCTTGCATTGGCAACTGGAGATACTGACATTCTAGTATGGACAtacctttgaaatattttctagtatAAAAATGGAGTATGTAGGAAATAAATTAGAAGAGCTTTTCAACTGGGACaaattaaattgagaaaaatgttttaaatattgatttctattttcctaAGGAATCTACGCCAGTATGTAAAATTATGATCAATAAACTACATGTAAATAATTAAAGGTACAGATAGCTCTTTATTCGCATCACTgtggttttttaatttaattacctgaTAAGGATCATTATAGTTTTCAATGTCTCCACTTCCAGTTTTACATTTACCATCATTAAAATCCCAACCAGAGAATGGGACCGCTGGAAAATCTCTGTTTCCAGGGTTGAAGTAACTTCCACAAGTACTGCTTGTTCCTGCACTCACAGCATTCCCACACATATGATTAATTACAGCATCCACATAAATATAGACctgaaaaacaaagtttctaTTTGTTTGACTCATAGAAAGGTAGAAATTCATAGTATTATTGACTAAAGTTTATGGAATGATAATCACACTCCAAAACAGgtctttgctattttttaacTTATCTTCTTAGTAAACCAAAAGTCAAGCATGAAGGGAAATCAATATGAACTAAATGCCTATCTGCTTTCTACCATCTTggtaaaatatttacatacacGATAAACTGATAGAACTAAAGCTACCAGGCAAACAGCCTTTTTAGGGAGAGGCAGGAATCAGCTGAGGCAAGAAAGagtagtagtttttaaaatttccatgcaTTATCCTAGAAAGCTAGTCTCTATTATCTACTTAACATCTGAACTTAATTATTGTCTCTTATGCTCCTCATCAAAAATGATTTAACTATATATTACCAATTAAAGAATATAACTATACACCTATGGGGAAGAAGATTCAGAAATGATAGGTGGAGATACAAGTCACATAAAAATTACAAGCAAATATTGCACCTGGAATTTCCAACTCCTAACTAGGAAAGTATTCCCCAGAAATGTGTATAGTTATGGGGTTCAAAGTTGATACTTTCTTTATAAATAAGCTCAGCTTGAAACTttgatttaaatttcctttagTAGATAAATAGCACATATACAAAAGTTTACAAAAGCTGAGCATAAGGTAACAATTAAGCTTTAGTTATGGCTTAAGTGTaaagtaaactaaaaaaataaataaatatggaaaacattCTGCTAAAGAGTAACAGGAGACAGGAGAcattattttcctgaatattttttaaaggaaactttaaTTCACTTACACCAACATTGTTACACCGAGTCACCATGTCTTTGAATTCATCTTCATTTCCTGATCTTGTGCACAACTTGTAGCTAATTGGTTGGTATCTTTCCCACCAAGGTCTTGAAGGGTTATTAATCACAACATTTTCATTGGGTGgagaaatctataaataaaaaaatcttaataagtaTCAAATTATGGGTTAGTTTATATCATCAGATTACTCTAGAAACTCATcaataatctaaaattatttctgaatttttgcaTACACAGCTACATTTTTAACAACCACATGAAAATATTAACAGCATACTGGAAATGTCCTGCCAAAGAAAGGTTATATTAGGAATGAAACATAAAGTTG from Vulpes vulpes isolate BD-2025 chromosome 3, VulVul3, whole genome shotgun sequence encodes:
- the LOC112918226 gene encoding pancreatic alpha-amylase, translated to MKFFLLLSVIGFCWAQYAPNTKPGRTSIVHLFEWRWADIALECERYLAPRGFGGVQISPPNENVVINNPSRPWWERYQPISYKLCTRSGNEDEFKDMVTRCNNVGVYIYVDAVINHMCGNAVSAGTSSTCGSYFNPGNRDFPAVPFSGWDFNDGKCKTGSGDIENYNDPYQVRDCRLVGLLDLALEKDYVRSKIAEYLNRLIDIGVAGFRIDASKHMWPGDMKAVLDKLHNLNTRWFPGGSKPFIYQEVIDLGGEPIKSQEYFGNGRVTEFKYGAKLGTVLRKWNGEKMAYLKNWGEGWGFMPSDRALVFVDNHDNQRGHGAGGASILTFWDSRLYKMGVGFMLAHPYGFTRVMSSFRWPRYFENGKDVNDWYGPPNNNGIIKEVTINPDTTCGNDWVCEHRWRQIRNMVMFRNVVDGQPFTNWWDNGSNQVAFGRGNKGFIVFNNDDWPLSLTLQTGLPAGTYCDVISGDKIDGNCTGIKIYISGDGNAHFSISNSAEDPFIAIHAESKL